One window of the Populus nigra chromosome 4, ddPopNigr1.1, whole genome shotgun sequence genome contains the following:
- the LOC133692148 gene encoding early nodulin-like protein 18 — MKVPSTLLLLLSLLSLLSQPSCSTTMLVDGVSEWKDPNVYIGDSIIFKHKYHYSLYIFQNQRAFNICNFTQATLLTKPNSTSYTWYPSRPGFFYFTFNNGSLKSCNQDSQKLSIKVSPAPPPPPPPPPAQLPPTASPPVPAQIPGDIVSSSPAYQWPSRPRDETAFSPAPEPGGSAASSPMATVPTLMPDKGGGIPFINSNPAVPLPTGEIDSATIRPLPTSGHHKLVAVGLLGFHTPLFCVVLLLPLL, encoded by the exons ATGAAGGTTCCCTCCACGCTTCTCCTACTGTTATCTCTTCTCTCTCTACTCTCGCAACCTTCTTGCTCCACAACAATGCTAGTGGATGGCGTTTCAGAGTGGAAAGACCCCAATGTTTATATAGGAGATTCCATCA TTTTCAAACACAAGTATCACTACAGCTTGTACATTTTCCAGAACCAAAGAGCTTTTAATATCTGCAACTTCACTCAAGCTACACTTCTCACGAAGCCCAATTCCACCTCCTACACG TGGTACCCATCACGCCCTGGTTTCTTCTACTTCACATTCAACAATGGCTCCCTAAAATCCTGCAATCAAGACTCACAAAAACTCTCCATAAAAGTATCTccagcaccaccaccaccaccaccaccaccaccggcACAACTCCCTCCAACGGCATCACCTCCAGTTCCAGCACAAATTCCAGGCGACATTGTGTCATCATCTCCTGCATACCAGTGGCCATCCCGTCCTCGTGATGAAACAGCCTTTTCCCCTGCTCCTGAACCTGGTGGTAGTGCTGCAAGCTCTCCAATGGCGACAGTGCCAACATTGATGCCAGATAAAGGTGGTGGTATTCCTTTTATTAATAGCAACCCTGCTGTTCCTCTGCCTACTGGTGAAATTGATTCTGCCACTATTAGGCCCTTGCCCACCTCCGGCCATCATAAACTG GTGGCAGTGGGGTTACTTGGATTTCACACGCCTCTATTTTGTGTGGTTTTACTGCTGCCGCTGCTGTAA